The following are encoded in a window of Paraburkholderia hospita genomic DNA:
- the parA gene encoding ParA family partition ATPase has protein sequence MAAEIIAVTQQKGGVGKSTIAMHLGAAFHERGKRVLVVDADGQNTLIHWASASSDSESGIPFPVVNLSEAGSQIHREIKKFVADYDLIVVDCPPSITEKVSGVVLLAATVAVMPTSSSPADYWSSVGLVKLVQQAQVMNEDLRAVFLLNKTEEKRMLTRELKRALEELGFPLLRTQIPTREAYKQAMALGQTVLQMNDRGAKLAALEVRACADEIAALLP, from the coding sequence TTGGCAGCAGAAATCATCGCAGTGACACAGCAGAAAGGCGGAGTCGGTAAGAGCACGATTGCGATGCACCTCGGCGCAGCCTTCCATGAAAGAGGCAAGCGCGTCCTCGTCGTCGACGCCGATGGTCAAAACACCCTCATTCACTGGGCGAGCGCATCTTCGGATAGTGAGTCCGGCATTCCATTCCCCGTCGTCAATCTCTCCGAGGCGGGCTCGCAGATCCATCGCGAGATCAAGAAGTTCGTTGCGGACTACGACCTGATCGTCGTCGACTGCCCGCCGTCGATCACGGAAAAGGTCTCCGGCGTGGTCCTTCTCGCCGCAACGGTCGCCGTGATGCCGACGTCCTCGTCGCCAGCGGATTACTGGTCGAGCGTGGGTCTCGTCAAGCTGGTCCAGCAGGCACAGGTCATGAACGAAGACCTCCGTGCCGTCTTTCTCCTCAATAAGACCGAAGAGAAGCGAATGCTGACGCGTGAGTTGAAGCGAGCGTTGGAAGAACTTGGCTTCCCGCTCCTGCGCACCCAGATCCCCACGCGCGAGGCCTATAAACAGGCGATGGCGCTTGGTCAGACAGTCTTGCAGATGAACGATCGGGGCGCGAAGCTGGCCGCTCTCGAAGTTCGCGCCTGCGCTGACGAGATCGCCGCCCTGCTCCCCTGA
- a CDS encoding ParB/RepB/Spo0J family partition protein, which translates to MKPSQFAKGFQARPDTTSSEKRTALDRLNAIDGLVQNAAKNTNIAAFKSPAVAPTSPSEAEPTESANESVEYRAWRAEHSYRAGQIVELPLKAIKPSPFNPRYFYLKSSIAELAVNLAKQGQQQAIHVIPDYDNPGSYFVSDGGRRVRALKEANKETVKAIVIDLPIGIQSYKLGYDLNVQRDSQTVFDNAIVWRRFLDEKHFQSQKELAEHLGLDESTIAVALSIAKLPETVMQEMVARPDRFGSNMAYQVGRYHSARGTDSTLRLINKILSDDLSTRQVADIVKGRATAQESAKPAGRQRYAQRLDIKLAGVSVGDLKSYGEDRLELKLRGLTRDKRDEILRQIEQMLSEQK; encoded by the coding sequence ATGAAACCATCCCAATTCGCCAAAGGCTTCCAGGCACGTCCCGATACGACCAGCAGCGAAAAGCGCACGGCGCTCGATCGGCTGAACGCGATCGACGGGCTGGTGCAAAACGCAGCGAAAAACACGAACATTGCCGCATTCAAGAGCCCCGCAGTAGCGCCAACTTCGCCGAGCGAAGCGGAGCCCACCGAATCCGCGAACGAATCGGTTGAATACCGCGCGTGGCGAGCCGAGCACAGCTATCGCGCCGGACAGATCGTTGAGCTTCCGCTGAAGGCAATCAAGCCGAGTCCGTTCAACCCACGGTATTTCTATCTGAAGTCGTCGATTGCCGAGCTCGCGGTCAACCTCGCGAAGCAAGGACAGCAGCAAGCCATTCACGTCATTCCCGACTACGACAATCCGGGAAGCTATTTCGTCAGCGATGGCGGCCGACGTGTCCGGGCATTGAAAGAAGCGAATAAGGAGACGGTGAAGGCAATCGTCATCGATCTCCCGATCGGCATTCAGAGCTACAAACTTGGCTACGACCTCAACGTCCAGCGCGATTCACAAACCGTGTTCGATAACGCGATCGTGTGGCGACGCTTTCTGGACGAGAAACACTTTCAGAGCCAGAAGGAACTCGCTGAACATCTCGGTCTCGATGAATCGACGATCGCCGTGGCACTCTCGATTGCGAAACTGCCGGAGACGGTGATGCAGGAGATGGTCGCGCGACCGGATCGCTTCGGCTCGAATATGGCGTATCAGGTCGGCCGGTATCACTCGGCGCGCGGCACGGATTCGACGCTGCGTCTTATCAACAAGATCCTCTCCGACGATCTGAGCACGCGCCAGGTCGCCGACATCGTGAAGGGAAGGGCGACGGCACAGGAAAGCGCGAAGCCGGCAGGACGCCAGCGTTACGCGCAGCGGCTCGATATCAAGCTAGCCGGGGTATCGGTCGGCGACCTGAAGTCATATGGAGAAGACAGGCTCGAACTGAAATTGCGGGGATTGACGCGTGACAAGCGCGATGAAATTCTCCGACAGATCGAGCAGATGCTGTCGGAACAGAAATAA
- the arsC gene encoding arsenate reductase (glutaredoxin) (This arsenate reductase requires both glutathione and glutaredoxin to convert arsenate to arsenite, after which the efflux transporter formed by ArsA and ArsB can extrude the arsenite from the cell, providing resistance.), with product MITVYHNPRCSKSRGACELISDVYNPSNEPVEVVEYLRTPLSVAQLKELNRMLGCPVREMIRDSEAIYKELGLADASLTDDQLYEAIAANPILLQRPIVVRNGRAVIGRPPENVKALFPDLAK from the coding sequence ATGATCACCGTCTACCACAACCCGCGCTGCTCGAAATCCCGTGGCGCATGCGAACTCATTAGCGACGTCTACAACCCGTCGAACGAACCTGTGGAGGTGGTCGAGTACCTTCGCACGCCACTGTCCGTGGCGCAGTTGAAGGAACTGAATCGAATGTTGGGGTGCCCCGTTCGCGAGATGATTCGAGATTCAGAAGCCATCTATAAAGAACTGGGCCTGGCTGACGCCTCGTTGACCGACGATCAGTTATACGAAGCGATCGCTGCGAATCCGATCCTGCTTCAACGTCCGATCGTCGTTCGCAATGGACGCGCCGTGATCGGACGGCCGCCCGAGAACGTCAAAGCTCTGTTTCCCGATCTGGCCAAGTAA